In Ischnura elegans chromosome 9, ioIscEleg1.1, whole genome shotgun sequence, the following proteins share a genomic window:
- the LOC124165187 gene encoding uncharacterized protein LOC124165187, translating to MKWTRSIHRTNFTPTTYSRVCIKHFMSEDVLWETSMFDESTGKLITVKLPAPRLREGAVPSVFPERPSCTSVNARLEPEEKRRKKEMEQLEKCIRDSIEERRLYEEARSFKTLGECFEKLQKFVSFGDFSFILKKDKLLLCHIIADPFPVMKACVIIDRDLMLNVFMDHAELKKIGNFIFPMYVKDTNTVNEVLAGLTTLISDKPVPNSCMVDKLGVILQLLDSLHASDDFVDTVNFLTEQIKLMMSSKHSYRYRSETFVFCSIFFTISPHAYKFVRSSGMFQLPHPTTIRQVCASYNLSPQRDLTHNLAYAKTVFSTLKTNERHVVLMMDEIHVKSYVDYKGGSIVGISQNSPCVTKTAYVFMVSSLMSSFKEVVYILPVSKFSADELFAVTKNIIVALEGIGYRIVSLVSDNNSINRRAVSKFSFPNKLSIVYPNPYDKSRPLFF from the exons ATGAAGTGGACAAGAAGCATTCATAGGACTAACTTTACTCCTACTACCTATTCCAGA GTGTGCATCAAACATTTCATGTCTGAGGATGTTTTGTGGGAGACATCTATGTTTGATGAGAGCACAGGGAAGTTGATCACGGTAAAGCTTCCAGCGCCGAGGCTGAGAGAAGGGGCGGTACCATCAGTATTTCCCGAACGTCCATCATGTACTTCAGTGAACGCTCGCTTGGAGCCTGaagagaagagaagaaagaaggaaatggagCAACTGGAGAAGTGCATTAGAGATAGTATAGAAGAAAGAAGGCTGTACGAGGAGGCAAGGAGCTTCAAAACATTGGGTGAATGTTTTGAGAAGCTCCAAAAGTTCGTATCTTTTGGggacttttcctttattttaaaaaaagacaaattgcTTCTTTGCCATATTATCGCAGATCCGTTTCCAGTAATGAAAGCATGTGTCATTATTGATCGGGATTTAATGTTAAATGTGTTCATGGACCACGCTGAACTGAAAAAGATTGGTAATTTCATCTTCCCAATGTATGTGAAAGACACCAATACTGTAAATGAGGTATTAGCAGGGCTAACAACGTTAATAAGTGACAAACCTGTCCCCAATTCTTGTATGGTGGATAAATTGGGGGTAATTTTGCAGCTCTTGGACTCTTTGCACGCCTCTGATGATTTTGTTGACACAGTCAATTTCTTAACTGAGCAGATTAAGCTTATGATGAGTAGTAAACATTCTTATCGTTATCGGAGTGAAACTTTTGTtttttgcagtattttctttacaatatcTCCCCATGCTTATAAGTTTGTTAGAAGTTCCGGTATGTTTCAACTCCCACATCCCACCACCATCCGCCAAGTGTGTGCCAGTTATAATTTAAGCCCTCAGCGAGATTTGACCCACAATTTGGCATATGCCAAAACTGTTTTCTCTACTCTCAAGACCAATGAAAGACATGTGGTGCTCATGATGGATGAAATTCATGTAAAATCTTATGTTGACTACAAGGGTGGTAGCATTGTAGGCATAAGTCAAAACTCCCCTTGTGTTACCAAAACGGCTTATGTATTCATGGTGTCTAGTCTAATGTCCTCTTTCAAAGAGGTAGTGTACATACTTCCTGTGAGTAAATTCTCTGCTGATGAATTATTCGCCGTCACTAAAAACATCATTGTGGCATTAGAAGGTATTGGATATAGAATTGTGAGCCTGGTTTCAGACAACAACTCTATCAATAGGAGGGCtgtgtcaaaattttctttccccaaCAAATTAAGTATTGTGTACCCCAACCCCTATGATAAGTCAaggccattatttttttaa